In the Paenibacillus sp. FSL R7-0337 genome, ATGTGTTTCACCTTCGTGAAGATCACACCGGGATTCAGTTGAATAACGATCTGGAAATTCATGTGATGGAATTAACAAAGCTCGAGGAGCAGGCCGTTCCATTAACTGGCGGACTGATTAACTGGTTATTATTCCTGAAGGGTGTTGAACAACCAAACTGGGAGGTGCTGACCATGAATGAACCGATGTTGAAAAAAGCAATGGATACGCTGGAGTTCCTGGCGGAAATATTGCGAAATTAACACCGTTGCAGTGAAAATTTAACAAGGGCAAAGCACTTTCATTCATATCATAAAAATATCTTGCCATTTCCTCACGTCCTGTGTTATTATAAATCTCGTTGCAGGACGGTAGCTCAGCGGGAGAGCACTATCTTGACAGGGTAGGGGTCATGGGTTCGAACCCCATCCGTCCTATACGCAGAAAGCCTTGAGATTCAAGGCTTTTTTGCTTTTTATGGAACTTTTAAAACGTGCCTAATTTGAAATTGGCGCCTATTTGGTACCGTAAATTCCATTCTTATAAAAGCTTTCTCAACTACCTTGCCAGCTGGCGACGTCATCATTTAGGGATGAGTTACATATTAATAATCGAGGGCCAGGAACAGTAATAGGAGATGAATATGAGAGAAAAACGAAGATGAATAAGCCCAAAAAGCGGAAAGGAAATGATAAGATGGGTTTCGGATACAAGCCGCCTGTTTTTGACAGCAAAACAGCCATATTTCTCTCAGCGATTAGCTATCAGACGTACCCGTTCTTTTTCGAGGGAAAGCTGGTTTTGCCCAAAGGCTTCAAACTTCGTTTTACGATCCGCGCTTTTGCCGACGTTGAGAATCCTACAGAGCTTGTATTCGGATTTATTGCTGAGTCGCCGGATCAAATCGTTGTTGCGTTCAGAGGATACGCTTCGTATCCGGCAGATCTTCTTGCCTCCTATGATATCTTTTTGATCCCGTATCCATTCGTCCGAAACGGTGGGAGAACGTCGCGCGGCTTTACCTGCCTGTATCGATCAACCCGAAACCAAATCATCCGGGAATTAAATAAGCTTGCCACAACAAAAAAGTTGTATGTTACCGGTCACAACTACGGCGGAGCTTTGGCCACGCTGGCCGCTTTGGATATTGCGGTAAACACCCGATTCAAGCATCCATTCGTCTATACATACGGTAGTCCGCGCATCGGAGACCCTGACTTCGTTTCCCGCTTTAACAGGACGGTCACACACAGTGCGCGAATCGTCAACGTTCATGATTCATTCCCCACTTTCCCCGCCCGAAGGTATCTGCCTCCATTTACAAAGAAAGGTTTAATCTATCGGCATGTAAAAACGAAGATCCCGATCACTTTTCAATGGAACGATGTGCCGCGCAATGACTCAATTGCCTGCTATTTTAAAAACCTGAGCCGCAAAAACCCTCTTTTTGCCAAATCATTATGCGAAGATAATCCGGGATTTTGTCCTGATACCAGCATGTGTTTTCCGTTTGAAGGTTGTTGAAAGTCTGTCCGCCTGAGAATTGAATGCAAGGAAGGAGTTACCTATATGAAGCGTTCAGGTATGTTCAACAATGAACAGGCAATCTTGCTTGCGGCCATGATCGCGCAGTCTTATCAGCAATTTGAGCACGATAAGCTGGTATTGCCTAAAGGCTATTTGCTTCGCTTCACCATTCGCGCTCTTGCCGGTGTCGAGGAGCCGGAGGAGGAAGTATTCGGTTATATCGCGGAGTCGAAGGATAATATCGTGATAGTTTTTAGAGGAACCCGAACATTCAAGGACAATGAGTCGGATCAGGATTTATATCAAGTACCCTACCCCTTCGTCAGAAATGCCGGTAACACCCATCGCGGATTCACTCGCATCTATCAATCGGCAAGAAATGAGCTGATAGGAGCATTGAACAAGCTTTCC is a window encoding:
- a CDS encoding lipase family protein; translated protein: MGFGYKPPVFDSKTAIFLSAISYQTYPFFFEGKLVLPKGFKLRFTIRAFADVENPTELVFGFIAESPDQIVVAFRGYASYPADLLASYDIFLIPYPFVRNGGRTSRGFTCLYRSTRNQIIRELNKLATTKKLYVTGHNYGGALATLAALDIAVNTRFKHPFVYTYGSPRIGDPDFVSRFNRTVTHSARIVNVHDSFPTFPARRYLPPFTKKGLIYRHVKTKIPITFQWNDVPRNDSIACYFKNLSRKNPLFAKSLCEDNPGFCPDTSMCFPFEGC